The following coding sequences are from one Anas acuta chromosome 15, bAnaAcu1.1, whole genome shotgun sequence window:
- the LOC137865017 gene encoding cytoplasmic phosphatidylinositol transfer protein 1-like, with protein MLVKEYRICMPLTTEEYRVGQLYTISKHSHQESEKGEGVEVVKNEPHEDPVHGPGQFTEKRVHLSSKLPSWARAVTPRIFYITEKAWNYYPYTITEYTCSFLPKFSIYIETKYEDNCGDSENIFHSDKILGDHEVSFLDIAFDEIPERYYRSLEDPRFFSSAKTGRGPLREGWRQHTKPIMCSYKLVTVKFEVWGLQTRVEQFVHKVIRDILLIGHRQAFTWVDEWCGMTMEEVRRYERETQEATNEIIGMVAPTISVSEVGQPTATHSAPASAPSTPLSDEAPDFLAPPKARPRKKSAPETLTLPALRERASAE; from the exons ATGCTCGTCAAGGAGTACCGCATCTGCATGCCGCTCACCACCGAGGAG TACCGCGTGGGGCAGCTGTACACCATCAGCAAGCACAGCCACCAGGAGAGCGAGAAGGGCGAGGGCGTGGAGGTGGTGAAAAACGAGCCCCACGAGGACCCCGTCCACGGCCCCGGCCAGTTCACCGAGAAGCGCGTCCACCTCTCCAG CAAGCTGCCGAGCTGGGCCCGGGCGGTGACCCCCCGAATCTTCTACATCACGGAGAAAGCCTGGAACTACTACCCCTACACCATCACGG AGTACACG TGCTCCTTCCTGCCCAAGTTCTCCATCTACATCGAGACCAAATACGAGGACAACTGCGGGGACAGCGAGAAC aTCTTCCACAGCGATAAAATCCTGGGCGACCACGAGGTCTCCTTCCTGGACATTGCCTTCGACGAGATCCCCGAGCGCTACTACCGCAGCCTGGAG GACCCCCGGTTCTTCAGCTCGGCCAAAACGGGCCGGGGGCCGCTGCGGGAGGGCTGGCGCCAGCACACCAAGCCCATCATGTGCTCCTACAAGCTGGTGACCGTCAAGTTCGAGGTGTGGGGGCTGCAGACGCGCGTGGAGCAGTTCGTGCACAAG GTGATCCGGGACATCCTGCTGATCGGGCACCGGCAGGCCTTCACCTGGGTGGACGAGTGGTGCG GCATGACGATGGAGGAGGTGCGGCGCTACGAGCGGGAGACGCAGGAGGCCACCAACGAGATCATCGGCATGGTGGCCCCCACCATTTCGGTCAGCGAGGTGGGGCAGCCCACGGCCACGCACTCGGCCCCCGCCAGCGCCCCTTCCACCCCCCTGAGCGACGAAGCCCCCGATTTCCTCGCCCCCCCCAAAGCTCGGCCCCGCAAGAAGTCGGCGCCGGAGACCCTGACGCTGCCGGCGCTGCGGGAACGTGCCAGCGCCGAGTGA
- the MSS51 gene encoding putative protein MSS51 homolog, mitochondrial — translation MAQRGQGAARKASKKPAKEPAAAARAPDMDSLGFQAMDSNVPGLSHVILQKLNMKSYEDYKSAMDGRKRGSDFGIRTYFDMFQKMEDTFKFCAECKKLPDALPDPKSLRRCKRCQNVYYCGVACQRANWPLHKKFCKKLKLVALDRLVEWLVFTGDIPFPTEAWTRPAGEVAGWEDWFAMQGQLEEKLGAVLAGRYMSLLWANAGKPRPEEGELRESVRRLVTDFHSRPLTIGLGLRLFGIDPLAKPLTVHVVGASHVETLNTRVTDYDELARMFPGQRGMEVVMVGVDVVDGAIMRPPLATLAPQGRIYLSSFKGLYHDFWEGQVETKLAARPDLVVGFHPGFHACPDLMAGWLPTLLLLRDYRLPTLFTVYSEQELKASLQILVELETHITGYAANPFASLRPEQVYSSPNKAPVYCSSYYITLLGPAASIGELEGGSDED, via the exons ATGGCCCAGCGGGGGCAAGGAGCAGCCCGCAAAGCCTCCAAAAAGCCGGCgaaggagccagcagcagcagcaagggcgCCCGACATGGATTCCCTGGGCTTCCAAGCCATGGACAGCAACGTGCCGGGGCTGTCCCACGTCATCCTCCAGAAGCTCAACATGAAGAGCTACGAGGACTACAA ATCCGCCATGGACGGGAGGAAGAGGGGCAGTGATTTCGGCATCCGGACCTACTTCGACATGTTCCAGAAGATGGAGGACACGTTCAAGTTCTGCGCCGAGTGCAAGAAGCTCCCCGATGCCCTCCCTGACCCCAAAAGTCTCCGCCGATGCAAGAG GTGCCAGAACGTGTACTACTGCGGCGTGGCGTGCCAGCGTGCCAACTGGCCTCTGCACAAGAAATTCTGCAAGAAGCTGAAGCTGGTGGCCCTGGACCGGCTGGTGGAGTGGCTCGTCTTCACCg GTGACATTCCCTTCCCCACAGAGGCCTGGACAAGACCCGCCGGGGAGGTGGCGGGCTGGGAGGACTGGTTTGCCATGCaggggcagctggaggagaagctggGAGCTGTTTTGGCTGGGCGCTACATGAGCCTCCTCTGGGCCAACGCGGGGAAACCCCGGCCGGAGGAGGGAGAGCTTCGTGAGTCCGTCCGCCGCCTCGTCACCGATTTCCACTCGCGGCCGCTCACCATCGGCCTGGGGCTGCGGCTTTTCGGCATCGACCCCCTCGCCAAGCCCCTCACCGTCCACGTGGTGGGGGCGTCCCACGTGGAGACCCTCAACACCCGGGTGACCGACTACGACGAGCTGGCGCGGATGTTCCCAGGGCAGCGGGGCATGGAGGTGGTGATGGTGGGGGTGGACGTGGTGGACGGGGCCATCATGAGGCCCCCCCTGGCCACGCTGGCGCCGCAGGGAAGGATTTATCTCAGCAGCTTCAAGGGGCTGTACCACGACTTCTGGGAAGGGCAGGTGGAGACCAAGCTGGCCGCACGCCCCGACCTGGTGGTGGGCTTCCACCCGG GTTTCCACGCCTGCCCTGACCTCATGGCAGGCTGGCtgcccacgctgctgctgctgcgggacTACCGCCTGCCCACCCTCTTCACCGTCTACAG CGAGCAGGAGCTGAAGGCCTCGCTGCAGATCCTGGTGGAGCTGGAGACGCACATCACGGGCTACGCCGCCAACCCCTTTGCCTCCCTGCGGCCCGAGCAGGTTTACTCCAGCCCCAACAAGGCGCCCGTCTACTGCAGCTCCTACTACATCACCCTGCTGGGGCCGGCCGCCTCCATCGGGGAGCTGGAGGGTGGCAGCGATGAGGACTAG